Sequence from the Nocardiopsis sp. YSL2 genome:
CCCGCTGCTCAACACCTTCCCCGGGAGCACGTTCAGCCAGAACGTCGGCCTGGTGGCGCTGACCCGGGTCAGGAGCCGGTACGTGGTGGCCGTCGGCGGTCTGATCCTCATCGCGCTCGGACTGTTCCCGGTCCTGGGGCGGATCGTGGCGATGATCCCCTCCCCCGTGCTGGGCGGGGCCGGCCTGGTGCTGTTCGGCTCGGTGGCCGCGGCCGGAATCCGGACGCTGGCCGCGGTGAGGTACGACGGCAACATGAACCTCATCATCGTCGCGGTGGCGCTGGCCTTCGGCACGATCCCGCTGGCCGCGCCGGGCTTCTACGACGGCTTCCCGAGCTGGGCCGCGATGATCCTGAGCTCGGGGATCGTGGCGGGCGCGGTCGCGGCACTGCTGCTCAACGCCTGCTTCAACATCGTGGGCCGCAAGGACGGCGGAGCCGAGGCGACCGGGCCGGCCGGGTCGGACGCGGTTCCGGAGAGGACCGGGGCGCCCGCGCCTCCGGCCGACGCCGGCGGGCAGGCGCCCGGGAGCGCGCCGAAGGAGTGACGGACGGTCCCGGCCGGCCCCTCACCCGACCGGGACCTCCAGCTCCACAGTGGCGGAGCACTCCTCCCGGCAGCCCCCGATCCGCAGGACACCGCCCGGTTCCGCGTCGGGGACGACGAACGACGCCCGGGTGGTGGATCCCGGCTCCAGCTCGTAGCGGCCGGCCGCGGCGGCGACGTCGTGCTCCCGGCCGTCGGGGTCCACGTACACGGCGCCGAAGAGGTCGATGTCGACCGCGTGGACGGTGCTGACGTCGATGGTCACCTCCAGGTCCTGTGCGCGGTAGGCGCTCACCAGCGATGCGTGCACGCCCTCGGAGGACACGCTGCCGTCCCCGGCCCCCAGCAGTCGGGGCCCGGGGTCGGAGCCGTCCACCAGGAAGCCCTCGATCCGGTCGCCCGCCGACTCGAAGCCGGTGAAGTGCGCGCACTGGCGCTCCTGCGGCGGATCAGCGTCCTTGTCCCCGGGATCGCACAGCTCGAAGCCCTGCCCGGTCGGCCGCACCTCGGCCGCGGTGAGCGGCCGCCCCTCGTCGACCCGCGCCTGCACGACCGAGATCCGATGGGTGAGGAACGCGTCGGCCGTGGATCCCTCGGGGGTCAGCAGCCAGCCCTCGCGCATGCGGTCGGGGTCGTCTGTCGCGGCGAGGGCGTCCATGTACTCCGCCGCTGCCTCGGGCGGGGTCGCCGATTCCGGCGTCGGGGAGGCCGCGCTCGGTGACGGCGAGGGCGACGGCTGCCCCGTGCGTTCGGGGGCCGTCGGCGCGGCGGTCGGCGACTCCTCCTCCGGCGATTCCTGCTCCGGTGACTCCCGGCCGGGTGACTCCTCGGACGGCGTGGTTCCGTCCGGTGAGCCCGGGGTCCGAGGCTCCTCCTCGGCGGGCCCCACGGTCGCGGGCGGTTCCTGATCCTGCGGCCACCCGCAGGCCGCGGTGGCCAGGAGGAGTGCGGCCACCGCCGCCGAGGCACGCAGACGCGTCGAGGCCATAGGGCTCCTCCCCTGCGATCACCACGAAGCCATGCCCGCCGAGCCTAGTGCGAGATGTCCAAACTAAGGTTGTTCTGTCACTTATGTCCCTCTCTGGGTAGAGGAAAGCGGAGGCCAAGTCCACCGCCTCCGGCTCCGGAGCGCATGACGACACGGCGGTCACCACGGGCCCGTCCGTGACCGCACGGGAGCGCGGCACGCGCCCTGGTCAGGGCCGCAGGACGACCGGGAACTCCGCCAGGCTGTTGACCGACAGCGCCGACTCCACCCGCAGTTCCTCGTCCGGGACCGCCAGCCGCAGGTCCGGGAAGCGCTCGAACAGCATCGGCAGGACGATCCGGGCCTCCAGCCGCGACAGCGGGGCGCCCGGGCAGATGTGCGGCCCGTAGCCGAAGCTGATGTGGCGGCCCCGGGTGCGCGTGGCGTCGAAGACCTGCGGGTGCGGGTCCTCGCCGAACTCCGCGCGGTCCCGACCGGTCGCCCCGTAGTGCGTCAGCAGCGCCTCGCCCGCGCGGATGGTCTCCCCGCCGATCTCGACGTCCTCGGTGGCGAACCGGAACATCATGAGGTTGTTGGGCGGGTCGTAGCGCAGGACCTCCTCGATGACCGCCTCCCAGGTGACCTCGCCCTGGTCGAGCAGGGCGAACTGGTCGGGGTGCGCCAGCAGCGCCCGCACGGCGTTGGTCAGCAGGTTCACCGTGGTCTCGTGCCCGGCCGCCACGACCGTCAGCAGCGTGATGGTGATCTCCGCGTCGCTCAGGGCCTCCCCGTCCGCGCTCGCGTTCAGCAGGTCGGTGGTGAAGTCGTCGCCCGGTTCGGCGCGCTTGCGGGCGACCATCTCGCCGAAGAACTGGAAGAGCGCCCCGTAGATCTCCAGGTGCTCCCCCTCGGCCGTGTTCCCGGAGAAGAGCTTGGCGTACATCTCGCCCAGCTGCGAGTACTCGGACTCCGCCACCCCGTAGAGCTCCCCGATCACGCTCATGGGCACCTTGAAGGTGAATGCGGACTTCAGGTCCAGCCGCTCCCCCGCCCTGGGCTCCAGGGCGTCGAGCGCGGCGGCGGTGATCCGTTCGATGTCCGGCCGCAGCCGCTCGACCCGGCGCGCGGAGAACGGACTGGCGGTGAGCTGCCGCAGCCGCCGGTGCGGTGCGCCGTCCAGGGCCAGCATGTTCGTGTTGTCCGTGGGGATCGTGCCCATCAGCGGCCACCCCTGCGGGACCCGGCCGTTCTGGTAGTCGGCCCAGTGGTCGACGCTCTTGACGAAGCGCGGGTCGGTGAGGGTGGCGCGGCTGACCCCGTGGTGGGTGGTGGCCCAGGCCCGGACTCCGCCGGGCAGCTCCACACGGGTGACCGGGCCCTCCTGGTAGAGGCGCTCGCGGTCGGCCTGGACGTCGTCGGGCACGGCGTGGATGAGGGGGACGCCGTCGGGGCTGTGCTGGACGGGGCAGGACATCAGATGGCTCCTTGTGGGGTGGAGGGCGTGAAGGTGACGGGGAGTGCGGTCACGCCTCGGATCCAGGGAGAGGGCCGCCACCGGACCTCCTCCGCGGGGATCGCCAGCTCCAGGTCGGGCAGGCGGTCGAGGAGGACCTCCACGGCCGTGACCGCCATCGTCTCGGCCAGCCCGCGGGCGGCGTAGGGACAGCCGTGCTCTCCGTGGGAGAAGGACAGGTGGGCGTGGTTGGCGCCGTGCCCGGACGTGGTCCGCCCCGTCCGCGACCCGCCCTCGCCCAGCCACGGGTCCCGGTTGGCCGCGGCGAAGCCGAGCACCAGCAGGTCCCCCTTCCGGATGACCCGCCCGCCCAGCTCCACGTCGTGGGCGGCGAAGCGGCCCGCGTTCATCTGCGAGGGCGAGTCCTCCCACAGGACCTCCACCAGGGCCTCGCGGACGCTGCTGCGCGCTCCGGACAGCGACGCGGCGAAGCGGTCGTCGGTGAGCATCAGGCGCAGGGCGTTGCCGATCCACTCGGCCGTGGTCTGGTGGGCGCCGCCCAGGATGGCCACGAGTTCGGCGACCAGGTCCTCGTCGGTGTAGTCGGCGGGGTGCGCGATCATCCGCGAGACCACGTCCGGGCCGGGCGCCGTCCGGCGGTCGGCGACCAGCCGGGCGAATTCCGCGGCGATGCGGCCGTGGGCCGCCACGGAATCGGGTCCGGCGTCGAACACCGTGCTCATGTCCGAGGTGATCGCCTCGCCCTTCTCGTCGTCCAGGCCGTACATCCAGCACAGCAGGAGGGAGGGAAGCCGTTCGGCGTACTGGCCGCGCAGCTCGGCGGTGCTGCCGGCGCAGAAGCCGTCGATGAGGCGGTCGGCCAGCCGCGTGGTGAACGTCCGCAGCTCGTAGGGGTCCGCGCCGTGCAGGGCGTCGTTGACGGCCGTGGAGCGGCGCCGGTGGTCGGCGCCCTCGGCCGAGAGCAGGTTGGGCAGCGGCGCCAGGACCGGGAGTAGCGGCCAGTCCTCGGGCACCCGGTCCCAGGCGTTCCAGCGGCGCGGGCTGCGGGCGAACACGTCAGGGGTGCTCAGCACGTGGTGCAGTTCGCGGTAGCCGATGACCAGCCAGGCCGGGACGTCGGCTTCCAGCAGCACCGGCACGACCGGCCCGTGTTCGTCGCGCATGGTCCGGTAGACGGCGGCCGGGTCGTCGTGGAAGGCGGATCCGTACAGGCGGACGGCATCGCTCACCGGGGAGCCTCCGTGGGGGGAAGGGGGGCGAGGGGGGTACATGCGACCGGGCCGCCCCCGGTCCTGCGGTGGCGGCCCGGTCGTGGAAGAAACTCAGGGACGCAGGAGGACCGGGAGCTCCTTGAGGCTGTTGACGATGATGGAGGGGTGGTTGGCGAGCTCCTGGTCGGGCACGGCCAGGCGCAGGTCCGGGTAGCGCTCGAAGAGCATGGGCAGGGCGATCTGGCCCTCCATCCGGGCCAGGGCGGCGCCGGGGCACACGTGCGGGCCGTAGCCGAAGGACATGTGCCGGCCCTGGGAGCGGGTGAGGTCGAACGCGGCGGGGTGGGGGTCCTCACCGTGCTCGGCGCGGTCGCGGCTGATCGCCCCGTAGGAGACCATCAGGGCCTCGCCCTTGGCGATGACCGTGTCCCCGACCTCGATGTCCTCGGTGGCGAAGCGGAAGATCATGTTGGAGGTGGGCGGATCGTAGCGCAGCACCTCCTCGACCACCGTGTCCCAGCCGACTTTGCCCTCCTTGACCAGGGCGAACTGGGCGGGGTGGGCGAGCAGGGCGCGGACCGCGTTGCACAGCAGGTTGACCGTGGTCTCGTGGCCGGCCGCCACGGTCACCTGGAGGGTGCCCCGCACCTCCAGGTCGGTGAGGGCGTCGCCGTCCTCACCCGCCTGGAGGAGCTCGGTCGTGAGGTCGTCACCGGGCTCGGCGCGCTTGGCCGCGATCATGTCGTCGTAGTACTGCTCCAGCTCCGCGTACACGCGCATGAACTCCTCCGGCCCGGTGACCGAGGAGAAGAACTTCACGTACATGTCGCGCAGGTAGGGGAACTCCGAGGGGGCCACCCCGTACAGCTCGCCGATGACGCTCATCGGCAGCCGGAACGCGAACTCCGACTTCAGGTCCAGGGGACGGTCGGCGGCCGGCTCCATCGCGTCGAGCAGCTCGGTGGTGAGTTCGTGGATGCGGGGCCGCAGCCGTTCCACCGTGCGGGCGGAGAAGGCCTTGGCGGTGAGCAGGCGCAGCCGGCGGTGCTCCGCCCCGTCGGTGCCCAGCAGGTTGGTGGGGGTGGGCGGGATGGTGCTCAGCAGCGGCCAGCTCTGCGAGATCCGGCCGTTCTGGAAGTCGTCCCAGTGCGCGACGTCCTTGACCAGTCGGCTGTCGGTGAGCAGCGCGCGGGCGGTCTCGTGGTGGGTGACGCCCCAGGCGGTCACACCCTCGGGGAACTCCACCCGGGTCAGCGGGCCCGCCGCGTACAGCGCCTCGCGTTCGGCGGGCAGGTCGGTGACGTAGGGGTCCAGGACGAAGGCGCCGCCGGAGCCGTGCTGCACGGGACAGGACATCAGGTGTCTCCTCGGGGTGGGGCGGGGGTGAAGGTGACGGGGAGCGAGGCGACGCCGCGGACCCAGGGAGAGGGGCGCCAGCGCAGCTCCGCGGCGGGGACGGCCAGTTCGAGGTCGGGCAACCGGTCCATGAGCACCTCGATCCCGGTCACGGCGATCGTCTCCGCGATCTCCCGCGCCGGGAAGGGGCAGCCGTGCTCTCCGTGGGAGAAGGACAGGTGGGCGTGGTTGCCCTGGCGGCCCGGGCCGTGCACACCCTGGTGGACGCGCTGGTCGTGGTTGGCCCCGGCCAGCCCCAGGAGCAGCAGGTCGCCCTGGCGGATGAGCCGGCCGCCCAGCTCCACGTCGTGGGCGGCGAAGCGGCCCGCCTGGATCTGGGTGGGGGTGTCCTCCCACAGGGCCTCGTTGAGGGCCTCGCGTGCGCTTCGGCGGGCGCCCGCGATGGAGTCGGCGAAGCGGTCGTCGGTGAGCATCAGGCGCAGGGCGTTGCCGAGCCACTCGCCGGTGGGCTGGTTCCCGCCGCCGAGCATCACGATCAGCTCCGGGACCAGCTCCTCGTCGGTGAAGGCCGCGGGGTGCCCGATCATCCGGGAGACGACGTCGTTGCCGGGGGACGCACGGCGTTCGGCGACCAGTCCGGCCATGGCCGCCATGAGCGCGCGCTGGGCGTCCATCGCCGCGGGGCCGCCGTCGATCATGGTGGTCATGTCGGAGGCGAGGGCGCCGCCCTGGTCGTCGTCGAGTCCGTACATCCAGCTCAGGACGAGGGCCGGCAGCCGCGCGGTGTAGGCGGCCCGCAGGTCGGCTCCCGTGGAGCCGCAGAACTCGTCGACGAGCCGGTCCGCCAGCCGCGTGGCGACCGTGCGCAGCTCGTGGGGGTCCACCCCGGCCAGGGCGTCGCTGATCGCCCCCGCCCGGCGCCGGTGCTCCTCCCCCTCGGAGTAGAGGACGGTGGGCAGCTGCATGACCAGCGGGAGCAGGGGCCAGTCGTCGGGGACCTTCGGCCAGGCGTTCCAGCGCCGCGAGCTGCGGGCGAAGACCGCGGGGTCGTTCACCACGTGGTGGACCTCGCGGTAGCCGATGACCAGCCAGGCGGGGACGTCGCCCTCCATCAGCACCGGGACGACCGGCCCGTGCTGGGCGCGCATCTCCCGGTACAGGCCCGTGGGGTCGGTCTGGAAACGCGGTCCGTAGAGGTGGACCGGGCAGTCGTTCACCTGGAGCCTTCCGTGACGAGGGATCGGACGTGCCGGACCAGCGCGATGAGGACCTGCTTGGCGGAGCCGCGGTCGCGGGCGTCGCAGCGGACCAGGGGGACGTTCGGGTCCAGGTCCAGGGCGGAGCGCACGTCGGCGAGTTCGTGGGTGCCCTCGCCGAAGTCGTTGTGGGCGACCACGAAGGGCGTGCCCTGGGCCTCCAGCCGGTCGATGGCGTAGAAGGAGTCCGCCAGGCGACGGGTGTCGACGAGCACCACGGCGCCCAGGGCCCCGGAGAACAGGCGGTCCCACAGGAACCAGAACCGTTCCTGTCCGGGGGCGCCGAAGACGTAGAGGACCGAGGTCGCGTCCAGGGTGATGCGGCCGAAGTCGAAGGCGACGGTGGTGGAGCGCTTGGCCTCCACACCGTGCAGGTCGTCGACGCCGTCGCCGGCCCGCGTCATCGTCTCCTCGGTGTTGAGGGGGCGGATCTCGCTGACCGAGCGGACGAGGGTGGTCTTGCCGACTCCGAAGCCGCCGACGACGGCGATCTTGAGCGCCTGCTCCGCGGTCGCCAGGAGCGGCACGGGTGCCGCGTCGGGTGCGGGCGAGGGGGGTTCAGAGGTTGTGGAGTGCAACGAGCACCTTCTCCAACACGTCCGGGGAGGCCAGGGGCTTGGCCGGCGAAGGGGCCGGCCTGGGGTGGCGGGCGGTGACCCGGCCCGAGTCCAGGAGGTCGGTGAGCAGGATCCGCACGACCGCCACCGGCAGGTGCAGGTGCGCGGAGATCTCCACGACCGCCATCGGGCCGGCCCCGCACATCCGCAGGATCTCGGCGTGCTCGGACTGCATCCCGGGCGCGGGCTCGCTCTCGGCCACGATGAGGGTGACCGCGTCCAGGGACTCGTCGGCCCCCGCGCTGCGCCCGGAGGTGATGACGTAGAGGCGGTCGGGCGCCTCCTGCCGGTGCGAGCGCCTCATACCGACCCGGTGGCGGCGCGGGGCGGGGTGGTCAGGTGCTCGCCCATCTGCTCGACGAGCTCGTTCATGTTGTGCCCGACCAGGCCCGGCTCGGCCTCCTCGGAGGTGATGACCGCCAGGTGGGCGCCGTGCCCGGCCTCGACGATGAACAGCAGCCCGCCGTAGAACTCGGCCATGGCCTGGCGGACACCGCCCGCGCCGGCGCCGGCTCCGAACTCCACCGACGCGCTGTGGGCCAGGCTCTGCACACCGGCGGCGATCGCCGCGAGGTGGTCGGCGGCGTCCTTGTCCAGGCTGGCGCTGTGGCACAGCTTGAGGCCGTCACGCGAGAGCACCAGGGCGTGGCGGGCCCCGGGCGTTCGCTCCAGCAGCCCTTCGAGCAGCCAGGTCAACGTGTCAAGGTTCATCAGGCGTCCTTCGATGATCCGTTCGGGTCCTGGCCGCGTACCGCCGAGCGGAACGCACCGAAGCCCTTCGTCGGGGTGGTGGGGCCGGAGTCGGCAGGGGCGGGCCTGGCCTTCTCCGCGGCGGCGAGGGTCATCCCGCGGCGTCGCTGGGGGAGCCCGGTCTCCGCTTTCTCCTCACCGTGCGCCGCGGGGGGCGCGGACGGCGTGGTCTCGGGGTCGGCGCCGGCTCCCGCCGCGGCCCCGGGGGAGGCGGACGCGGGAGGGGCTGCGATGCCGGGGGTGGTGGCCGGGGCCTGGTCGATGCGGGGCCGGGGCAGGGGTTTGATGAGCTTCTGGGGCAGGAGCAGGACCACGGCGGTGCCGCCGCGGGAGGAGGAGCGGAAGGACACCGACAGCCCATAGCGCTGCGCGAGCTGGCCCACGACCGCCAGACCGAGCCGTGTTCCGGAGATGGTGGCCAGGTCCAGCCCGGACTCGACGGTCCGGCGGGCCCGTTCGAGGGCCTCCTCGCCCATGACCAGGCCCCCGTCCTCGACCATCACGGCGATCCCGGCCTGGACCTCCTCCACGTGGACGTGGACCTCCGAGGTGGGCGGTGAGAACCGGGCGGCGTTGTCCAGGATCTCCGCCAGGCAGTGCACCACGCCCTCCGCGGCGAAGCCCGCCACCGCCTGGGTGCACACGTTGTGCACCCGCACGCGCCGGTAGTCGCCGATGCGCCCCATCGCGCCGCGCACGATGCTCTCCATGCCGATGGCCCGTCCCCAGCGGCGGCCCGACCGGGCCCCCGTGAGCACCGCGATGCTGTCCGCGATCCGGCCGACCTGGGCGGTGCTGTGGTCCAGGTGCATCAGGTCGCCCAGGACGTCGTCACCGGACCCGCCGCCGTCACCGTGGCGCTCCTGCATCCGCCGAAGGTCGGCGAGCATCGTGGTGGACAGTGCCTGGACCCGCCCGGCAGCAGTGGCGCAGGCGACCATGGCCGACGCGCGGCGGCGCTCGGCCGCCGCGATCTGCGCCGCCACCGCTTCCAGTACGGCCCGCCCTCCGGGGTCGCCCGGGGCCGGAACGCGGTGCAGAGCGGTCTCGGCCGAGTCGCCCTGGCGCAGCCGTTCGGCCAGCCGCGGCAGGTGGTCCTCGGCCAGCGCGGCGGTGTCGGCGCGCAGCCCGGCGATGGCGTCGGCCAGCTCGCGGACGCGGCGGTCGCGGCGGTTGAGGACCAGGGCCAGCACGACCAGAGACGCCAGAGCGGCCACGGAGGCGACCAGGACGGGGACGGATCCGGCGGGGGGCACCGCCCACAGGGCCCAGGCCCACAGGGGCAGGCTCACGAGCGGAAGGTACAGCCAACCCGGGACGGCCAGCCGTGAGAGGGCGGTGCCGGGGTGTGGGGGGATGTCAGT
This genomic interval carries:
- a CDS encoding ATP/GTP-binding protein, translated to MHSTTSEPPSPAPDAAPVPLLATAEQALKIAVVGGFGVGKTTLVRSVSEIRPLNTEETMTRAGDGVDDLHGVEAKRSTTVAFDFGRITLDATSVLYVFGAPGQERFWFLWDRLFSGALGAVVLVDTRRLADSFYAIDRLEAQGTPFVVAHNDFGEGTHELADVRSALDLDPNVPLVRCDARDRGSAKQVLIALVRHVRSLVTEGSR
- a CDS encoding roadblock/LC7 domain-containing protein — protein: MNLDTLTWLLEGLLERTPGARHALVLSRDGLKLCHSASLDKDAADHLAAIAAGVQSLAHSASVEFGAGAGAGGVRQAMAEFYGGLLFIVEAGHGAHLAVITSEEAEPGLVGHNMNELVEQMGEHLTTPPRAATGSV
- a CDS encoding cytochrome P450, which encodes MSDAVRLYGSAFHDDPAAVYRTMRDEHGPVVPVLLEADVPAWLVIGYRELHHVLSTPDVFARSPRRWNAWDRVPEDWPLLPVLAPLPNLLSAEGADHRRRSTAVNDALHGADPYELRTFTTRLADRLIDGFCAGSTAELRGQYAERLPSLLLCWMYGLDDEKGEAITSDMSTVFDAGPDSVAAHGRIAAEFARLVADRRTAPGPDVVSRMIAHPADYTDEDLVAELVAILGGAHQTTAEWIGNALRLMLTDDRFAASLSGARSSVREALVEVLWEDSPSQMNAGRFAAHDVELGGRVIRKGDLLVLGFAAANRDPWLGEGGSRTGRTTSGHGANHAHLSFSHGEHGCPYAARGLAETMAVTAVEVLLDRLPDLELAIPAEEVRWRPSPWIRGVTALPVTFTPSTPQGAI
- a CDS encoding DUF742 domain-containing protein, with protein sequence MRRSHRQEAPDRLYVITSGRSAGADESLDAVTLIVAESEPAPGMQSEHAEILRMCGAGPMAVVEISAHLHLPVAVVRILLTDLLDSGRVTARHPRPAPSPAKPLASPDVLEKVLVALHNL
- a CDS encoding cytochrome P450, encoding MSCPVQHSPDGVPLIHAVPDDVQADRERLYQEGPVTRVELPGGVRAWATTHHGVSRATLTDPRFVKSVDHWADYQNGRVPQGWPLMGTIPTDNTNMLALDGAPHRRLRQLTASPFSARRVERLRPDIERITAAALDALEPRAGERLDLKSAFTFKVPMSVIGELYGVAESEYSQLGEMYAKLFSGNTAEGEHLEIYGALFQFFGEMVARKRAEPGDDFTTDLLNASADGEALSDAEITITLLTVVAAGHETTVNLLTNAVRALLAHPDQFALLDQGEVTWEAVIEEVLRYDPPNNLMMFRFATEDVEIGGETIRAGEALLTHYGATGRDRAEFGEDPHPQVFDATRTRGRHISFGYGPHICPGAPLSRLEARIVLPMLFERFPDLRLAVPDEELRVESALSVNSLAEFPVVLRP
- a CDS encoding cytochrome P450 — encoded protein: MSCPVQHGSGGAFVLDPYVTDLPAEREALYAAGPLTRVEFPEGVTAWGVTHHETARALLTDSRLVKDVAHWDDFQNGRISQSWPLLSTIPPTPTNLLGTDGAEHRRLRLLTAKAFSARTVERLRPRIHELTTELLDAMEPAADRPLDLKSEFAFRLPMSVIGELYGVAPSEFPYLRDMYVKFFSSVTGPEEFMRVYAELEQYYDDMIAAKRAEPGDDLTTELLQAGEDGDALTDLEVRGTLQVTVAAGHETTVNLLCNAVRALLAHPAQFALVKEGKVGWDTVVEEVLRYDPPTSNMIFRFATEDIEVGDTVIAKGEALMVSYGAISRDRAEHGEDPHPAAFDLTRSQGRHMSFGYGPHVCPGAALARMEGQIALPMLFERYPDLRLAVPDQELANHPSIIVNSLKELPVLLRP
- a CDS encoding cytochrome P450 codes for the protein MNDCPVHLYGPRFQTDPTGLYREMRAQHGPVVPVLMEGDVPAWLVIGYREVHHVVNDPAVFARSSRRWNAWPKVPDDWPLLPLVMQLPTVLYSEGEEHRRRAGAISDALAGVDPHELRTVATRLADRLVDEFCGSTGADLRAAYTARLPALVLSWMYGLDDDQGGALASDMTTMIDGGPAAMDAQRALMAAMAGLVAERRASPGNDVVSRMIGHPAAFTDEELVPELIVMLGGGNQPTGEWLGNALRLMLTDDRFADSIAGARRSAREALNEALWEDTPTQIQAGRFAAHDVELGGRLIRQGDLLLLGLAGANHDQRVHQGVHGPGRQGNHAHLSFSHGEHGCPFPAREIAETIAVTGIEVLMDRLPDLELAVPAAELRWRPSPWVRGVASLPVTFTPAPPRGDT
- a CDS encoding ATP-binding protein; its protein translation is MTDIPPHPGTALSRLAVPGWLYLPLVSLPLWAWALWAVPPAGSVPVLVASVAALASLVVLALVLNRRDRRVRELADAIAGLRADTAALAEDHLPRLAERLRQGDSAETALHRVPAPGDPGGRAVLEAVAAQIAAAERRRASAMVACATAAGRVQALSTTMLADLRRMQERHGDGGGSGDDVLGDLMHLDHSTAQVGRIADSIAVLTGARSGRRWGRAIGMESIVRGAMGRIGDYRRVRVHNVCTQAVAGFAAEGVVHCLAEILDNAARFSPPTSEVHVHVEEVQAGIAVMVEDGGLVMGEEALERARRTVESGLDLATISGTRLGLAVVGQLAQRYGLSVSFRSSSRGGTAVVLLLPQKLIKPLPRPRIDQAPATTPGIAAPPASASPGAAAGAGADPETTPSAPPAAHGEEKAETGLPQRRRGMTLAAAEKARPAPADSGPTTPTKGFGAFRSAVRGQDPNGSSKDA